The window TAGCATCAATGCTGTTGCTACAGAAACATTTAAGGAATTAACCTTACCAAACATCGGAATTGAAACAAGCATGTCGCAACCTTTTTTAATTAATGGTCTTAACCCTTCTGCTTCATTTCCCATAATAATTACTAGGGGTTTATCTTTTGGAATTTCAGTATAGCTATGTTTTGCTTCTCCAGCAGTCCCAATCGCTATAAATCCTTTTTCTTGCATCTTTAGGATGGTTTGATAAAGATTTGAAACTAAAATCATTTTCACATGTTCAATTGCTCCACTTGAGGTTTTCGCAACTGCACCTGTCAATTCGACTTGGTTACTCTTTGAAACTATCACACCATCGAATTTAGTTGCTTCAACACTTCTTAAAATCGCGCCTAAATTATGTGGGTCTTGAATTTCATCTAGCATTAAGAACTTTTGAACTTTAGATTCATCTAACGCTGATTCTAGTGAAACATATTCATATGGTTTAACATCTGCAACCACACCATTATGTACACCATTGTTTGTCAGATTATTTAATTCACCCTTATTAGTTTTAACGAATTTAACATTGTTTTGTTCTAAAAAGTTAATGAACTTTGTATCCGTTGATTTTTCATCAACATGCATTTTATAAATTGGTCTTTTATTTAATACTGCTTCTCTAATTACATTTTTTCCGTATATAATCATACTTTTACCTTCCTTTAAAAAAAGCGCGTTTAAAGCGCGCTTTTTACTTCATGTCTGAAATAACGTGAACTGTCTTTTTAGCAACGATCTTTAACCATCTCACTATATTGGTAATAATATACATCATTGGATATGAACTATATATCAATACAATTAATAATAAAATTTGACTGAGTGAAAGTGGATTTGTTCTTGTTACGTTTTGGATTGAGAAAATCGGTGTGTATTCAAGTGCTTCTGGTAATAATAATACAGCTAAAATCGCAGTAATTAATGTACCAAAGAACATGACGCTACGTTTTACATTAAGTGGTCTAGAAACAGTGAATAATACCATGAATGATGTTGCAGTTGCAGAAATACCAATTAAGGTAGAAATTGCAACCTCACCTTCAATCGTTGAAATATCCATGCCTAAAGGCATTGCTAAACCATAAATGATTAATGCATTAATTAAAACAACTAATGCGCCAGGTAATGCGTCCTTAATGATTTTCGCTAAGAACTTACCTGTAATTTTTTGGTTATTATATTCAAGTGCAAGTACGAATGATGGAATCGCAATAACTAAGAATTCCATAATTAGTAAATGTGATGGTTTTAATGGGTAGATTGAATCATGTCCCATTAATGCACGAATAATAACTGTGATACTTAATAAGATTGTTAATAGTGTTTTTGTAAGATATAGTTTTGAAACGCGTTGAATGTTATTAATAACTCTTCTACCCTCAGATACTACTTTAGGCATACTTGCAAAGTTCGAATCCATTAAAACTAAGTGTGAAACATTTCTTGCTGCTTCACTACCAGAAGCCATTGCAATTGATGTGTCTGCTTCTTTTAATGCTAAGATGTCATTTACACCATCACCTGTCATGGCAACTGTATGACCGTTGTTTTTCATAGACTCAATTAATAATTTCTTTTGTTGAGGACTTACACGACCAAAGACAGTGTATTTATTTGCCGCTCTTACAACATCTTTATCTGATAAACCTTCTAAAGAAATATAGTTCTCTGCATTTTCAATACCAGCTCGTTGGCTAATTCTTGATACAGTAATTGGGTTATCCCCAGAAATTACAACCACATTCACACCATTATCCTTAAAGTATTGGATGGTATCTGGTGCATCTGGTCTAATTGTATCTTCAATCATAATTAAAGCGATTGGCTTTAATTTACCTTCTAATTGATTGTTTTCAATTGGAGCATCTGTATGAGCAATAACTAACACACGATACCCTTCATTTGCTTGTTTTTCAACTTCTTTAGCAACTTGGTTATATTCGTGTTTTAATACAAATTCTGGTGCACCTAAAGCAAATGTTCCATACTTTTCGAATTCTACTGCTGAGTATTTTCTAGCTGATGAAAATGGAATTAACGCTTTATGACGAATACGTTTTTGATTACCGAATCTTTCATATAACGCTTCACTTGTTAAGTTTTGATCATTTTGAGCATTTAAAATTGCTGATACGAGTTGTTTTAAAGGTAATCCAGGAATACTTTCATATTCAATCACTGATTTAACTGTCATTGTACCGTCAGTAATGGTACCTGTTTTATCTAAACATAACGTATCAATTCTTGCTAACATTTCAATACAGTATAATTCTTGAACTAGGGTATTATTTTGACCTAGTCTAACAACCCCAACTGCTAAGGTGACTGTTGTTAATAAGAATAAACCTGAAGGAATCATACCTAACATCGCCCCAGCCGATTTAATAATATTGGTCGGA of the Acholeplasma hippikon genome contains:
- the rlmB gene encoding 23S rRNA (guanosine(2251)-2'-O)-methyltransferase RlmB; its protein translation is MIIYGKNVIREAVLNKRPIYKMHVDEKSTDTKFINFLEQNNVKFVKTNKGELNNLTNNGVHNGVVADVKPYEYVSLESALDESKVQKFLMLDEIQDPHNLGAILRSVEATKFDGVIVSKSNQVELTGAVAKTSSGAIEHVKMILVSNLYQTILKMQEKGFIAIGTAGEAKHSYTEIPKDKPLVIIMGNEAEGLRPLIKKGCDMLVSIPMFGKVNSLNVSVATALMLYQTI
- a CDS encoding HAD-IC family P-type ATPase yields the protein MAKNSQNELLSLLEEANQDKGKKSKQKGPKTVIVEEPLAMSGDPLGLIQTNKQLSEAKTPARIKSKNDVVVERYNPEVLKGLTSDDVEQRQLAGMANISEKGSTKTVGKIIFTNVFTFFNLLIVIICGLLIWSGASITQTASFFIATINTIIGIIQEINAKKMIDKLSLLSAPTAIVIRDSSEQEISTTEVVIDDIIKLTSGKQIIVDAVVREGSIEVNESLLTGESDPIIKKAGDTLYSGSFVISGSCYAQATAIGGDIYIEKLTSQAKKYKKPKSDIFKSLGTIILVVGFIIVPVGITLYLLAPGAWNDPAYIPTNIIKSAGAMLGMIPSGLFLLTTVTLAVGVVRLGQNNTLVQELYCIEMLARIDTLCLDKTGTITDGTMTVKSVIEYESIPGLPLKQLVSAILNAQNDQNLTSEALYERFGNQKRIRHKALIPFSSARKYSAVEFEKYGTFALGAPEFVLKHEYNQVAKEVEKQANEGYRVLVIAHTDAPIENNQLEGKLKPIALIMIEDTIRPDAPDTIQYFKDNGVNVVVISGDNPITVSRISQRAGIENAENYISLEGLSDKDVVRAANKYTVFGRVSPQQKKLLIESMKNNGHTVAMTGDGVNDILALKEADTSIAMASGSEAARNVSHLVLMDSNFASMPKVVSEGRRVINNIQRVSKLYLTKTLLTILLSITVIIRALMGHDSIYPLKPSHLLIMEFLVIAIPSFVLALEYNNQKITGKFLAKIIKDALPGALVVLINALIIYGLAMPLGMDISTIEGEVAISTLIGISATATSFMVLFTVSRPLNVKRSVMFFGTLITAILAVLLLPEALEYTPIFSIQNVTRTNPLSLSQILLLIVLIYSSYPMMYIITNIVRWLKIVAKKTVHVISDMK